A window of the Candidatus Neomarinimicrobiota bacterium genome harbors these coding sequences:
- a CDS encoding transcriptional regulator, which produces ENGVYVPSTVLALKIARTLNCTVEEVFQLPQ; this is translated from the coding sequence AGAAAATGGAGTATATGTGCCATCTACAGTACTTGCATTGAAAATCGCAAGAACTCTTAATTGCACTGTGGAAGAAGTATTTCAATTACCTCAATAA
- the def gene encoding peptide deformylase codes for MVRLPVVIYGDNILRRKMMPVQNFEEATELVDDMFDTMYEEDGIGLAANQIARDLNLMVVDITHTDEWDIPFAFVNGEILERWGESVMEEGCLSLPEIRVEVKRAEKVRFAYQDLNGEKHVNEYTGLMARVIQHEMDHLNGRVIVDHASPLQKQRFSSRLKELESGHGGLIRSSS; via the coding sequence GTGGTGCGTCTTCCAGTGGTAATCTATGGTGACAACATCCTGCGCAGGAAAATGATGCCTGTGCAAAACTTCGAAGAGGCTACCGAACTGGTCGATGATATGTTCGACACTATGTATGAGGAGGATGGGATCGGACTGGCGGCTAATCAGATAGCCAGAGATCTCAACTTGATGGTTGTGGATATCACTCATACGGATGAGTGGGATATACCTTTTGCATTTGTTAATGGCGAGATTCTTGAGAGATGGGGGGAATCGGTCATGGAGGAGGGATGTCTCAGTTTACCGGAAATCAGGGTAGAAGTGAAGCGTGCCGAAAAAGTCCGTTTTGCCTATCAGGATCTGAACGGTGAAAAACATGTAAACGAGTACACAGGTTTAATGGCTCGAGTCATACAGCATGAGATGGATCATCTGAATGGCAGGGTCATTGTTGATCACGCCAGCCCCCTTCAGAAACAGCGCTTCAGTAGCCGACTTAAAGAACTTGAATCCGGTCACGGCGGTTTAATCCGAAGTTCTTCTTAA
- a CDS encoding heavy metal translocating P-type ATPase yields MPESLKDPICGMTVTEEAAVGVREHSGVKYGFCAQYCLDLFDSDPDRFAQPVSDLTGQISPVRSEEQSFTDPVCGMTVTAESAACSHTHDGITYHFCAEHCLRKFKTDPGAYLGKDDYAGMPAGYDGGSTKYTCPMDLEVIQDGPGSCPVCGMALEPIEVTLEEEENPELIYMSRRFWWSLAMTVPIVVIAMGEMVFGWDLVSPWAGKWIQLVLATAVVLWGGKPFFERAWASVVNKNLNMFTLIGMGTGVAYGYSLVAALFPDIFPAAFRGLGGEVAVYFEAAAMIITLVLLGQVLELKARDKTSGAIKALLGLAPKRARIVREDGTEEDIPLEQVQPGDRLRVRPGEKIPVDGSVVEGTSSVDESMVTGEPMPVEKRSGDSVIGATVNGTGSFLMEAQRVGGDTLLSQIIQMVSEAQRSRAPIQSLADRVASFFVPAVVGISIVTFIVWALFGPEPKMAYAVVNAVAVLIIACPCALGLATPMSIMVGIGKGATGGVLIKNAEALETMEKVNTLVVDKTGTLTEGKPVLTAVEVSGGTDEDELLRMVASVEQASEHPLGEAIVEAAVEKGLKLTRVEQFNSATGKGITGRIDGQVVAVGNRRFFRDLGIELGQLVEKGDAHRRGGETVMFVAVDGEAAGIFTVGDLVKETTPATITRLRRDGIHLVMLTGDNRTTAEAVARRLGIDEVHAQVLPDEKNQTIARLHSEGRVVAMAGDGINDAPALAQADIGIAMGTGTDVAMESAEITLVNGDLTGIVRARELSRRTMRNIRQNLFWAFVYNSVGVPVAAGILYPFFGILLSPIIAAAAMSFSSVSVIGNALRLRNLKFEQTA; encoded by the coding sequence ATGCCGGAGAGCCTGAAAGATCCCATCTGCGGCATGACCGTTACTGAGGAGGCGGCAGTTGGCGTTCGGGAGCACAGTGGCGTCAAGTACGGATTCTGTGCCCAGTACTGCCTCGACCTTTTCGACAGCGACCCCGACCGGTTCGCACAACCGGTATCCGACCTGACAGGTCAAATAAGTCCTGTCAGGTCGGAGGAACAGTCGTTCACAGACCCCGTTTGCGGCATGACCGTAACAGCCGAATCCGCCGCCTGTAGCCACACTCATGATGGCATAACCTACCACTTCTGCGCCGAACATTGCCTCCGCAAGTTCAAAACGGACCCGGGAGCTTATCTCGGTAAAGACGATTATGCCGGGATGCCTGCTGGTTACGATGGTGGTTCGACGAAATATACTTGTCCGATGGACCTCGAGGTGATCCAAGACGGGCCCGGGAGTTGTCCCGTCTGCGGCATGGCACTGGAGCCGATTGAGGTGACCCTCGAGGAAGAGGAAAATCCCGAACTTATCTATATGAGTCGCAGATTCTGGTGGAGTCTTGCAATGACGGTTCCCATCGTTGTCATCGCCATGGGTGAAATGGTTTTTGGGTGGGATCTGGTCTCACCGTGGGCGGGGAAGTGGATACAGCTCGTTCTGGCGACAGCGGTGGTTCTGTGGGGAGGCAAACCGTTCTTCGAGCGCGCGTGGGCTTCCGTCGTTAACAAAAACCTGAACATGTTTACACTCATCGGTATGGGGACGGGCGTCGCCTATGGATACAGCCTTGTGGCCGCGCTCTTTCCCGATATCTTCCCCGCGGCGTTTCGCGGTCTGGGCGGCGAGGTGGCTGTCTACTTTGAAGCCGCCGCTATGATCATAACCCTTGTTCTTCTCGGGCAGGTCCTTGAGCTGAAGGCGCGGGACAAGACCAGCGGCGCCATCAAGGCTCTCTTGGGACTTGCGCCAAAGAGAGCACGGATCGTCCGGGAGGATGGAACGGAAGAGGATATTCCCCTTGAGCAGGTTCAACCCGGCGATCGTCTTCGCGTCCGGCCCGGAGAGAAGATTCCTGTTGACGGTTCGGTTGTGGAGGGGACCAGTTCGGTGGATGAATCGATGGTAACGGGCGAACCGATGCCGGTGGAGAAACGCAGCGGCGATAGCGTCATAGGCGCCACGGTGAACGGGACGGGTAGTTTTCTCATGGAGGCTCAACGGGTCGGTGGCGATACCTTGCTCTCCCAGATTATCCAGATGGTGAGCGAGGCTCAGAGAAGCCGTGCCCCCATCCAGAGCCTTGCAGACAGGGTCGCTTCCTTCTTTGTGCCAGCGGTGGTGGGGATCAGCATTGTGACGTTCATCGTCTGGGCTCTGTTTGGTCCGGAGCCGAAGATGGCCTACGCCGTGGTGAATGCCGTGGCGGTACTGATCATCGCCTGCCCCTGCGCCCTGGGACTGGCGACGCCAATGTCCATCATGGTAGGAATCGGCAAGGGTGCTACGGGAGGTGTCCTCATCAAGAATGCCGAAGCCTTAGAGACCATGGAGAAAGTAAATACACTCGTCGTTGACAAAACCGGGACGCTAACGGAAGGAAAGCCGGTACTGACAGCGGTGGAAGTATCTGGCGGCACCGATGAAGATGAGTTGTTGCGGATGGTGGCAAGTGTGGAGCAGGCAAGCGAACATCCTCTGGGAGAAGCTATCGTCGAAGCAGCGGTGGAGAAAGGCCTCAAACTGACGAGAGTCGAACAGTTTAACTCCGCTACGGGGAAGGGGATCACCGGCAGAATCGATGGCCAGGTGGTAGCAGTGGGGAACAGAAGATTCTTCAGAGATCTGGGGATTGAGTTGGGTCAACTTGTGGAGAAAGGTGACGCACATCGGCGGGGAGGCGAAACGGTGATGTTCGTAGCGGTAGATGGGGAGGCTGCGGGAATCTTTACGGTGGGTGACCTTGTGAAGGAAACAACACCTGCCACTATTACGAGGCTGCGGCGGGATGGCATTCACCTGGTAATGCTGACAGGGGACAACAGGACTACGGCTGAAGCGGTGGCACGTCGCCTCGGCATCGATGAAGTGCATGCGCAGGTTTTGCCTGATGAAAAGAACCAGACTATCGCAAGACTCCACAGTGAGGGTAGAGTAGTGGCTATGGCGGGGGACGGGATCAACGATGCACCGGCATTGGCGCAAGCCGATATCGGTATCGCTATGGGCACTGGCACCGACGTAGCCATGGAGAGCGCAGAGATCACACTCGTTAATGGTGATCTCACCGGAATAGTCCGGGCTAGGGAACTGAGCCGGCGCACCATGCGCAATATCCGTCAGAATCTGTTCTGGGCGTTTGTCTACAATTCAGTTGGTGTGCCGGTAGCGGCGGGCATTTTGTATCCCTTTTTCGGGATTCTCCTGAGCCCTATCATCGCCGCGGCGGCTATGAGTTTCAGTTCTGTCTCTGTCATTGGGAACGCCCTTCGCCTTCGCAATCTGAAATTCGAGCAGACAGCATAA
- the yajC gene encoding preprotein translocase subunit YajC: MDFLYGQTGGAAGGGFLGFLPFILIMFVIYFLMIRPQMKQQKEKKEMLTNLKKGDKVVTSGGIHGTVAGFKEKDSIVILSVGKNVDLRVSKSAVAGLAGSKKEN; this comes from the coding sequence GTGGATTTTCTATACGGTCAAACAGGTGGTGCAGCTGGTGGAGGCTTCCTTGGATTCCTGCCGTTTATCCTTATCATGTTTGTGATTTATTTTCTCATGATTCGACCGCAGATGAAGCAGCAAAAGGAAAAGAAAGAGATGCTGACTAATCTGAAGAAAGGTGACAAGGTGGTTACTTCCGGAGGAATTCACGGAACAGTTGCTGGATTCAAGGAGAAGGACTCTATCGTGATCCTAAGTGTGGGTAAAAATGTCGACTTGCGCGTCAGTAAATCGGCGGTGGCAGGACTTGCCGGATCCAAGAAAGAAAACTAG
- a CDS encoding heavy metal-associated domain-containing protein yields MRIEREVRMRLINGVIILATACAFVGCGEAKAHTDVDLPTMQCSMCKKTIETALADVQGITKAEVDMEKKVAHITYKASVIDLATIEKTIATVGYQANEMPADPEAYSDLDKCCKLPSSN; encoded by the coding sequence ATGAGAATTGAAAGAGAAGTTAGAATGAGATTGATCAATGGTGTAATTATCCTGGCTACTGCCTGTGCTTTTGTGGGATGCGGTGAAGCCAAGGCGCACACCGATGTCGATCTGCCAACGATGCAGTGCAGTATGTGCAAGAAAACTATTGAGACGGCTCTTGCTGACGTGCAAGGAATCACAAAGGCGGAAGTTGATATGGAAAAAAAGGTGGCACACATTACCTACAAGGCTTCTGTTATCGATCTCGCTACTATAGAGAAGACCATTGCCACGGTCGGCTATCAGGCGAACGAGATGCCGGCCGATCCAGAAGCTTATTCCGATCTCGATAAATGCTGCAAACTTCCTTCCAGCAATTGA